TCGAGGACGGCTCCGGGGACGAGGTGCACGAAGAGGGGCATCCAGTAGCCGCCGTCGGGCTGTTCGATGCCGATGACGAGGGATTCCCTGATCTCGGGGAGGCGCTCCACGGCCTCGTAGATGTCGGCGGAGCCCATGCGTACGCCTTGGCGGTTGAGCGTGGAGTCGGAGCGGCCGTGGATGACGACGGATCCGCGGGAGGTGACGGTGATCCAGTCGCCGTGCCGCCATACGCCGGGATACGTGTCGAAGTAGCTGTCGTGGTAGCGGCTGCCGTCGGGGTCGTTCCAGAAGTGGATGGGCATCGACGGCATGGGGTTGGTGACCACGAGTTCGCCGACCTCGTCGATCAGGGGGGTGCCGTTCGGGTCCCAGGACTGGAGGTCGGTGCCGAGGCAGGGGGCCTGGAGTTCGCCGACGTGGACCGGGAGGGTCGGTACGGCTCCGGCGAAGCAGGAGCACACGTCCGTGCCGCCGCTGACGGAGGCGATCCACAGGTTGTCGCGCACCTCGCCGTGGAGCCAGCGGAAGCCGTCGGGGGGCAGGGGCGAGCCGGTGGTGGCGACGCACTGGACGGAGGAGAGGTCGAAGTCGCGGGACGGGTGTACGTCCGCCTTGCGGCAGGCCATGACGTAGGCGGCCGAGGTGCCGTAGAGGGTGGCCTTGGTGCGTTCGGCGATGCGCCACTGGGCGCCGGTGTCCGGGTAGCCGGGGCTGCCGTCGTAGAGGACGATCGTGGTGCCGGTGAGCAGGCCGGAGACGAGGAAGTTCCACATCATCCAGCCGGTCGACGTGTACCAGAAGAAGCGGTCCTCGGGGCCCAGGTCGCAGTGCAGGCCGAGTTGCTTGAGGTGCTCGACCAGGATGCCGCCCTGGGACTGGACGATGGCCTTGGGCAGGCCGGTGGTGCCGGAGGAGTAGAGCACCCACAGGGGGTGGTCGAAGGGCACCTGCTCGAAGACGGGGTCCGTGTCGGCGGAGGTGAGGGCCGACCAGTCCAGGGCGCCCTCGGGTGTCTCGGTGCCGAGGAGGGGGATGTGGACGACGGCACGCAGGGTGGGCAGTTCGCGGCGCAGTTCGGCGACGACCTCGCGCCGGTCGTGCTCCTTGCCGCCGTAGCGGTAGCCGTCGACCGTGAACAGCAGGACGGGTTCGACCTGCTGGAAGCGGTCGAGGACGCTGCGGGCGCCGAAGTCGGGCGCGCAGGACGTCCAGACGGCGCCGACGGCGGCTGTCGCGAGGAGGGCGACCACGGCCTCCGGGATGTTGGGGAGGTAGCCGCTGACGCGGTCTCCTGGGCGTACGCCGAGGGCGCGCAGCTCGGCGGCCAGGGAGCTGACCTGGCGGCGCAGCTCGGCCCAGGTGACGGGGCTTGGTTCGTGCGTCTCGTCGACGTGCAGGAGGGCCGGTTCGTCGGCGCGGGTGTCGGCCGCGCGGAGGGCGTGTTCGGCGTAGTTGAGGGTCGCCCCGGGGAACCACTGGGCGCCCGGCATCGAACGGTCGCCGAGCACGCGCGCGTAGGGCGTCGAGAAACGGACGTCGAACCACTCCGTGACGGCTTTCCAGAAGGTGTCCAGCTCGTCGACGGACCAGCGCTGGAGGGCCGCGTAGCCGCCCTCGGCGGGGGCGCCGTGGTGCTCGGCTGCCCAGGCCTGGAACCTGGTGATCCGTGCCCGGGCGATGCGCTCGGGGTCTGGCTGCCAGAGCGGCTGAGGACTAGCGGTCGACATGGTCGGCTCCCGGACTGTGCGCGTCGTGTGCGTCCTCCGCGCACGGGCTGGGGTGTGCGCGTGACGCGGCTGGCACGGACAATGCCATGTGATCGACTTCGGCACCAGGGTGCGCCCCACATAGTCCGTGTCGTGAAGATGTGGTCGTGGCACAGGTGAACGGCAGTTGAACGACACGCGCGCGTGGGGCGGTCAGTGGCAGGGTGAGCAGCATGAACGGTCGTGACCTGGTGCGTTCGGTGATAGCGGTGGGTTCGGTGGGCGCGGCGCAGGGTGTGCGTACCGTACGAGCAGCGTGGCGCAGGCGGCGGGCCGACGCCAC
This region of Streptomyces caelestis genomic DNA includes:
- a CDS encoding acetoacetate--CoA ligase, giving the protein MSTASPQPLWQPDPERIARARITRFQAWAAEHHGAPAEGGYAALQRWSVDELDTFWKAVTEWFDVRFSTPYARVLGDRSMPGAQWFPGATLNYAEHALRAADTRADEPALLHVDETHEPSPVTWAELRRQVSSLAAELRALGVRPGDRVSGYLPNIPEAVVALLATAAVGAVWTSCAPDFGARSVLDRFQQVEPVLLFTVDGYRYGGKEHDRREVVAELRRELPTLRAVVHIPLLGTETPEGALDWSALTSADTDPVFEQVPFDHPLWVLYSSGTTGLPKAIVQSQGGILVEHLKQLGLHCDLGPEDRFFWYTSTGWMMWNFLVSGLLTGTTIVLYDGSPGYPDTGAQWRIAERTKATLYGTSAAYVMACRKADVHPSRDFDLSSVQCVATTGSPLPPDGFRWLHGEVRDNLWIASVSGGTDVCSCFAGAVPTLPVHVGELQAPCLGTDLQSWDPNGTPLIDEVGELVVTNPMPSMPIHFWNDPDGSRYHDSYFDTYPGVWRHGDWITVTSRGSVVIHGRSDSTLNRQGVRMGSADIYEAVERLPEIRESLVIGIEQPDGGYWMPLFVHLVPGAVLDEALLNRIKQTIREQLSPRHVPDEIIEVPGVPHTLTGKRIEVPVKRLLQGTPLEKAVNPGSIDNLDLLSFYEDLARKRP